The Rosa chinensis cultivar Old Blush chromosome 7, RchiOBHm-V2, whole genome shotgun sequence DNA segment TGAGTGGACATCCTCTCTACCGAACTGTTCCACCTCACCATCGTCAAAGGTAATACCATAATAGTCTAGATCCATTGTGTTGAGCTACACCTGCCTTTATTGAGAACTATGTCCCTAATATTGCAAATATACCCATTGGTACTGCTGCTTTAAGTTCTATGTTAGCATGTGTTTGAAGCTGCTGCTTTAAGAATAgttggtttgaactttgaactgaAAAATGTAGCATATTTTTGTTAGATCTAACCAATTTAATTTGTATTCTGCATATAAAGCACAGCTTTAGTTAGATTATCAATTttggaaaaatgaaaatacacaAATCTGGCCTCTGTTTAGAATTTTCACTTTTGAAATATGTAAATACACAAGTCTGGTTAGAACCCCACCTTTTGTAATCCACTAATATTTAAGGTATATTACATATTCAGTATGCAATTTATTACGTATAAAATTCAAGATGCAAGGAAACCCCCCCCGCAGGACGGACTATCAAGCGGACACCATAAAGGAAATTTGGTATATATCCATTTGACTGATTGAGTGAGGGCTCTCACCTAAACTAGGTAAATGTGATTGGCATCTTAAGTTCCATTACTTGGTCCTTAATGTAAGGTCCTCATTAGAGGCTCACCCTTCCAATATAATAGTTTTAGGGCTTGAATATATGTACTTTCCCTGTCAAATAATCTAATTTTCTTGGCAtgtttttttatcattttaggCTGAAACATTTTGTTGGTAAATGGACTCTGAAAGCATTTTGTGCAATCTGTGTCTAAATCAGTCAATCTGAAagacaaccccccccccccccccccggaaaCATAGTGTTGCATATATATTTTAGCTACAGATTCTTGTTTTAAAGTTCAGTACAGTCCGAAGCGTGATAAGACCATGTATACTAGGCTAAAATTTAAAGATAGAAAATCAATTGAAGGTAAAAGGGGTGTTCAGTAATTGGAGCTGCAGGATTATGTAGGCATAGTGAGTTGTTTCATTCCTTGTACAGTAATTCATGTCTCCTGTGTCTCAAATTCTTTTAGCAACAACTTACTTTTGCTTACGTTACTTTTTCCATCATTTTGATCccataaaattttcttttgtttcatagTTCCACCGGATACAAGGTTCCATTAGTAACTTAGCATATTATAACTCCTTatgcaagaagaaaaagaaaatttgacCATAAACTATTAGAGCTAATTGATATGGAAACTGATTGTTGTTTTCAGCAAAGgtcaaaactgatttttttgtACTCATATAATTTTTAACTCGTTGCAATTGTGTGCGTGAGTCTTCTAGATATATATTGCCGTACTTTTGTCATTATAAAGCAGTGAGAGAAGATAATATAGACTATATGCTTGCTAGGTATCCTCTTTCTTCTTGCAATACTATTCTCATTATGAAGAATTGACagaatacaaaatatatatggttgcaggtattctgattttatatGATGGGTGGAAGTTCGATTGATGATGACTGGGAGCTTCCCTTTTCTAATGCTGCTCGCACTGTGGTCTTGGTTGGACGCACTGGTAATGGAAAAAGCGCAACAGGCAACAGCATTCTTGGCAAAAAAGCCTTCAATTCCAAGCGTAGCTCTAATGGTGTCACAAGCACTTGTGAATTGAAGACTGCTATCTTGAGAGATGGACAAGAATTTAATGTCCTGGTAAAGTCTTACTGACGTGTATTCGTTTTGTAATTATGTATATAAAAAATGTCTCTAGGAGTAGCCCTACGAGTATATAAAGTAGTTGCATTTAAGAACCTGCTTTTCAACGGTTATTCTTTCCTTTTGATTTGTGTGGTATTCTGCAGGTCTTTTTGAATATTCTGCCAGATCAGACTTTATTGGCAAAGAAATTGTCAAATGCATTAGTTTGGCTAAGGATGGGATCCATGCTGTTCTTGTGGACTTGTGGTTTTCTCAACTAGACCTCGCTTTTCACAAGAAGAGGAGTCTGCAATCCTTAGCTTGCAAGCTCTATTTGGCAGTAAAATCTTTGACAATATGATTGTTGTCTTTACGGGATGGGATGActgagaagaaaatgatgagaCTTTGGAAGATTATTTGGGCTGTGATTGCCCGGAGTCTTTAAAGGTTAGTAAAaaatttttcttcaattttgttttcctttccctAGTTTAAAATTTCATGATAATCTCACTACTTTTGTTTCCATTTCTGAATGAGCGGGATACGATATTCTTTATAACTGTGTGTGTAATATCATCGTTGTATTGCATTTGGACTCACAAGTTTGATAAAGAATATAGTCAAGTTGGGACATGAGTTTAGAAGTATTGAAGTTCTATTGAAGTATTCCTGATGGTTctccattttttattttcttttctccccaGATTTGTTTCCAAATGATATCAAACTCGGTGAAAATGCTTGTACTCTCTAAACTGAGACAGTTCTTAGGATCTCCTCCCTGTTCATTGCTTACATCAAATGTCAAATGTGTATTACCACTTTACAAGAAATATTGTTGTCATTGTCATTTGTTTTTCCCAGAAATAGAGTTAGTCTTTATTAATGATGTGTGGTGATATAAggtaaactttgttcaaacgaGCAGTAATGCAGTATCATTAGAAGTTGACAGAAATCTATTAGTAATGTAGAATGAATGGAAGATTATTTTGACGTATTTTATGTAAGAATTTTCTTCTACTCTTATTGCTTGATCCTGTACTCTCTTTGATACGAGACTATCATGCTCTGGACTTATAATCAGTTCTTGCAGTAATTTAGGAAATCCTTGGTCTGTGTGGAAATCGCCATGTGCTTTTTGATAACATGACCAAGGATGAAAGCAAGAGGTTCGAACAAGTGCAGCAGCTTCTCTCGCTTGTGAACTCGGTTATAGCACAGAATGGTGGGCAGCCATACACGGATGGGATATTTGCTGAAGGGAAGGTATTTGTTGTTTTCtacttttctcttttatttatggtAATTTCTTGAGATTATTACTATGTTGGTATTGAATATAATGATCAAAACATTGTTGCATCTGGACAGAAAGAGGCTATGAAACTTCGTGATCAACAAGAAGAGGTTGCTTCTTTGAAGGCGTATTCAAAACGAGAAATATCTCATTTGAATGAGCAGATGCACCTTGCACATGATCTGCAGCTTAAACGAATTACTGAGATGGTAAATTTTCATCTGCATTTTGTTTGCATTTAATAATTGCCATCAGCTTGTTTTAACAGTTGGCTTGGTTAAAACTACAAATTGCACGTCGCTGCATCCTGTGCCAGTCTTGCGTCTATTGACCAACCTCTTTAAACACAGATCTTTGTATTTGTAAAGAATGGTGAATTATGTATATTTTTTCACATTGGCTgttgggcttttttttttttttgaatcaagggaGGTCAGCCAGGTCAGCCATTTATTGAAAGAATAAGAGTCTACACATTACAAAGCTCAGCTGCAATCGCAGCTTGTAAGAAATCTGGAACTGAAAAGTAAAAGGCATTCTGCCTAAGAGAGTGGCCATGGGTAGCCAACAGATGCGCTACCCCATTGCCCCGCCGACCAACATGTAGCACCTGCACCACACTCTGAGCTTCCAAAAGAGCCACTACATCATCATATATTCTGCCCAGTAACGACAAGTTGGCGGATTCACTCAATGAAAGTTGACGCTGAACCTCCAATGCATCAGTTTCCAGCATAACTGGACCAAAACCGTGCTCCCCTGTGAACTCTAGCGCAGCTTTGCATGCTACGATTTCCGCATGTTCCGGTGAAAGCAAATCACTCAAAGGCCCAGCCCCGCCGCCTAACATCATCCCAGCCTCGATTCTAAGCACAAAACCCAAACCACCTTTCCTAGTGGCCCAATGGAATGCACAATCCACATTGATCTTAATCAACCCCACTGGAGGCGCCCTCCACACAGCTCTACGTGCAATTTTAGGCTGTGAAAACTTCATGGTATGAAACCTAAATTCCTGCAACCTAGAGACAATCCCCAAGCTAACATCTCGAGCCTCACACTTCCTTTGATTCCAAACTCCATCATTTCTTTCCTTCCAAACTCCCTAAATAGAGAATAAAAGCTCTCTAAATTGAGCTAACGACAAATCTTTAGCACACTGATTCAGCCAGCTATTAACATCTCCATGCATATTACTAGGGCTATAACAAACCTGAAAAATCAAAGCATTCTTTTGCAGCACCAACCTTGTATAGGGACAGTCCCTGCATATATGAAGAGTAGTTTCATGATGAACCTCACATAACACGCATGCATGCGAATCCACCACCACTCGCTTGGAAGCCAAACTTCCTAAAGACGGAAGTATATCCTGACATGCCTTCCAGACATGAATCTTAGCTTTATTAGGAATGACCACTTTCCATAGTTTTTTTCCAAAAACTCAGGCCAATTGGGAGCTGCAGTGGATGATAACGTACTGGAGGacttcaagaaagcaaatctatAGGCTGTCTTCACTAAGAAGTTTCCATCTTTCGATAGTTTCCAACAAAGCCAGTCATTCACTACTCTCCTACTTAGAGGAATTGCCGCAATCCCAGCTGCTTCTTCGGCCGTGAATACCTCTTCTAACAAGGGTATGTTCCacctgtttggctccagtttttctTGAGCTGGTCaatagtctcttttcttgcatgggcgtgccagcaccgttcaggtgcggtcgtcgggggtgtcccttgacttGACTTCTTTCGAACGACTGTAGataaggagagcaccaacctcatcgtGGGGGTCTTCTGTGCCTCGTGTTGGAGGACTTTGTCTTGTGTCACCaagtcgatactcaacgttgtaggttgagcagagcgaaatcaccgggaagtagagagaacttGCCAATGCGTGACGTTAGCTTagctggtttgcgagggcgttacccttgattggctgg contains these protein-coding regions:
- the LOC112178167 gene encoding immune-associated nucleotide-binding protein 9; the encoded protein is MGGSSIDDDWELPFSNAARTVVLVGRTGNGKSATGNSILGKKAFNSKRSSNGVTSTCELKTAILRDGQEFNVLVFLNILPDQTLLAKKLSNALVWLRMGSMLFLWTCGFLN